Genomic segment of Coffea arabica cultivar ET-39 chromosome 1e, Coffea Arabica ET-39 HiFi, whole genome shotgun sequence:
CAAAACAACATTGGATCAATGTTACACAATAAAGAATTGccaatatataaaaataaatctcCACAATGAAGCTCCTTAGCTGTACGGTCACCTGAGGATTTAGTAAGTTGCTTGTGTTGACTGAACCAAGAAGTGATCTATTTAGGCCTTTGATATTCCTATGTTCAAAAGATACTGTTCCACCAGGCTGGATTGAAGCCTGAACAAAATACACAGATGAAATGGCGGTTATTAAGAATGCTTATGTTGCTAGTGAAGCATTCAAACTGAAAGCTACATATGAACTACTTAAAATAAGTACCAACGTAGGACGACCTCCCCGTCCAGGAACTATGCTCCATTCTGTGCTAACTTCAGCTGATGCCTGCTCTAATTCCTTTAATTTGATTTCGACAATGATCCCTCCCTCGTTCTTCTCATCAGGACGTGGATTAACCTCAATATTGGAGAATAGGCCTAAAGAATTGATATTCCTCAATGCTTGTTTTCCAGCTTCAATATTAAACACTTGCCCCTTCTGTAGCTGAAAAACCAATTCAAGCACCACCCCTCAACATCCATTTAAACACAACACAATCCCCAGATTTTAATTGAAAAGTCTGGGGTAAACTTCCAAATCCTGAATAACATTCATATATGACTTAATAATCAATGCTTTAAAATCAACAAATCAAATGCATCATTAACAACTACAGACATCTTGTTCGCTTTTAGCTTGCAAAtacaaaaaacaagaaaaaggttAATGCAACGAAAGTTCACCACAATCACGAACATACAAGCTGTTGATAAAGAGTAAAACCATAATCTGCACAATCAGGGGAATGCATTGATTACCTGCCGGGGCAAATCCCTTCTGACGACAGCCAGCTGAGTATTTCCTTCGCAGACATTGCCCAACTTATCCTGAAACTGAATGACCAACTGCGTGATATCTCCTTCCACCACCTCACAAACCACCTCCCTGGTattcaaatttccaaaatttactACTTGGGCGCAGGCATAGCCATTCTCATGGTACCATTGCTGCACGCGATCCCTAATCTTCTGCAGGAGCCTCGCGCTCACAGCACCTTTCTCCCTCAACAACTGTAAGATCTCCCTTTGCACCGGCGTTGGCAACAAACAGGGCCTCGCCTTTTGcatcctcctcctataatcttGCTCTTGACTCCTGTAGAATTCTATCCTCTCCTTCTCAGTCATATCCGGGTCCATTTCAATCGGCTTCGACTGCTGCATTAACCCCACATTTATGCACCTAAACCTATCCGCAGATTGCCAAGTACTCTCCAAGAATGATATAGTGAGCCCAATTGTTCCATCCGGATTTGTTTTGGCATCCAAGTCAACTTTTTCGAACATCCCACAGCCCGCAAGAGTTTCAAGCTCTTTTTGGAGCTGGGCTTTCGTGTAGACCCCACCCGGGCGAATGGTAACCATTTCAAAGAAGGAATCCTCCGTCCCTTCTGTAGTTGACCCGCGGCGGCGATCGAAGAATAGGATGTCGGAGACCTTGTATTTCTTGAATCCGCTAAGCCTGCTGAGCTGGATTGTAATGTTGGCCGGCAAGCCATGAGAGTCCCAATCCTGAGATGGTTCGTCGTCCTTGGCTATCGCCGGCTTCGGGGAGAAAAGCCGGGACCAGAAATCACCACCCTCTCCGGCGCTCCCGCCTCCTCCACCACCGCCTCCGCCTCCGGAGTTGGAATTCCCGCCGCCGCCGCCAAGGAAAATGTGGGCAGTAGCCCCGAGGACAGTGGCGCCGAGGACGGTGGCGCCGACACTGGTGCCAAGGACGAACGAGGTTTTAAGAACGTAGTCGAGGGGACTAGTAGAGTGGGGGCGAGTATCGGATTTTTGGTGAATGGGTTTGGGGGGTTTGGAAGGGGAGGCGTAGGAGGATGATGAGAGAGGGGCGAGCGTGGATTGGATGGTGGAGGAGGTAGAGAAGTTAGGGAGGAATGGGGCAGTGGCGGAGGAAGTGGAGAAATTGCGGCGACGAGTACGGGAAGAGGGGAGATTGAGAGGGTAGGCCAAGCCCGGAGAGGCCATCGCCGCCATTTGGGATAAGGCAGCCATGACGCAAACAGTGAAAGAAGCTGTTGGAGGAAGGGACGCTGCCGTGGTGTTAACTGCACCCCTGCGCTTCTTTAGCCCCTCCCTCTCTCGACTCAGTGTCTATAAGGGTTTAAGAATTTTTAGAGTTGGGTTTATTAATATTAtcgacggaaaaaaaaaagtagcaagAATGTACAGTtaggtgaattttttttttttgggaagaaGGAATTTAATTAGGagtaatttcagaaacctcccttgaggtttctgacaattacAGACCTCCCCTTAAGTTTATTaaattacacctacctcccTTGACCATACTATTCTAAAGAGCTTAGCTAATCTTGTTGGTTTGAAGTTACTATAGAGGTTTTGTTTTTTGTTCGTAGGTGCGTCCCGTATGATATTTATATAACAATATACGTCCAAAAGGCATTTTTTCTCAAAAGTTCTAAACTACCcttttttgtacaaaaataaaacaaaaattattttgccaattgctttttttcatatttaagcTAAAACCACTATACTAACAAACTAGTCTAACAAATAGTGTAATTCCAAATTCTAAACCCAAGCAATTCCATCATCATAATCATAAAATTGTTTCTCCCAAAATATTTCTGAAAATGCATTTCATTCTTCAAAAATATTCTCACCATATGGTTCCATCTGGTCAAACTCACAATCAACTACCCTTATGTTAGCATAATTTTCAACATAGGGTATCATGGTTTGGTTCCATATAAGCGGCTTAACTCCTACTACATGAGCCACTTAATGGGCTTGAAAAAAATCCTTATGGGAGATTTAGGCATAGATGGGATTAATcaagtttaagaaaaaaaaaggcatcaTTATGACTATAgagattttcaagaaattcattttgccaaaaatcaaaattctatTTACAACTAATCACATCCCAAACTTCAAACCCAATGCCTACACCttctcaaaacaaaataatcTAACCTACCATTAAATCTCCAAACATGTTAACGTCTTAAATACAGAAAAGAAACTCTATCTCCATAACGAACTACAACCAATAATTGTCAAGtataaaaagaaattgaaatatactTTTTAATATCTTAAAAAGTTTTTTGGATAGATGATAGACAAATTAGTAAATTTATCAATTTCAATCCCTCGTGCTCTTTTAACCAATGATTGCGttatttgtttcattattattgtaTGCCTTTCATCTCcttttaatttgatcatgaaaTTGGATTTTACTTCAATCATCATATCTAATCTTTCAACTAAACATGTGATTTGACAATtgtaagtgcccggtgcaacccaatgagtacaaacaaattcacaatgatgcacaaagatatatcaaatttaagcacaataaagaaaacttaattaaagagaaaggataagaaatgcaaaccaaatatcaaaccaatagcctcttcaattgatggcgatgctaaccaatatgtacaagtgaaggctcactccttcctcaccccaaacacactttggttgagccaaggagttatacaactattctagttaaccctcaacaacctacacttgaaagatcactcacccaattaagaactattttatacaaatgaggcaaccttcaccaaggttttaccacttcaagtgataggttcaccttcaccaaggttttacttctCCTAGAGAgaaaccttcacttgagcaacctcacaacccaacttccccaaccccttatacaaccaacaaagaatctttctactcaaaaatctcacttgtaagcttgtattttgtgttggcaaaagtcttttgtcttcttgtgctttggggtatttatagaaggtgagaaatggcttcaaaaggctctctaacggtcaaatattaaatgctgtcaaaactagccgttggcctgtcggacgtccgaaccctgcgtccgaacgtaggcagagagtcatcaaatctttgcgaaatttctcggacgtccgatgcgatcgatgtgcgtccgaggcgtgcgtccgatccttccggacgtccgatgcttcctcacgagcgtccgacagagtttccttcttgatgttcttcatcctttcggacgtccgatagtttccttttggccgtccgacatgagtgacctgattttgcttcttcatttggttggttttctttccttgacaccattgaacctgattctaacaaatttctcacataaaaacattagaccaaatctacattttggtttgttaatcatcaaaaccaaggattgatcgaccaaggtcaacaacaattccaaagagaaaaaaaggagaaataGAAATATATAATAGAGTTTGAGGGATCACTTATGGTGCGATTGGCTGCAATTATAGGTAATAGATTGTGGTAATTTGAGATCGAATTATAGGAGAAAGGGGTTGATGGATGAAAATAAAGTGATAGTAAGTGAGAGAGAATCATCGTTGGCTGTAACTTGTAAATAGAATAGCTGAAAAGGTCAggtttctctttgtttttttttttaatctcatttCATTATACTATGgattatttattaattatttattaagtGAAGGTCATTATAGTCATTTTATTATGACAAAAGAGGTTAGTATAATTTGTAATAATTGAGAGGAGCCGAAAGAAATTGTcataaacctcaggggaggtttgtgaaattatcccatttaATTAAGAAGGCAAACATAAGGAAATTGAGGCATGAGAAAACCATTTTGCTTTGCGTCTTTAAGGACAAACATTTTGCTATGTGATATTTGTAATATAAAAGGTGATGGAAAAGacaaaaaattatatttgtaatacaagcaaataattttttgacaaataattCCTATCCATTATCTCAAAAGACAAATTACTAATTTTTGCTATAGCTAATGGAAGTTGGGAGAgagaatcaaatcaaatcaaatgagCTATTTAATTGAAATGTTAATCACACTTTATCCCTCCACCTTTTGGGATAGTCACACTTTACCATCTTTATCTCTAAAAATACATACTTTTATTCCTCATGAAAATTAGTCAACCTTAAATACCCTAACTTCGTTAAAAAAAAGTGTGTTGTGATAATATTGCTCCTTTGTTGCTGAAATTATCTATAATTTACTATTTTCGTTCTTTTATTTGCCCAAAAAATGAGTTTGTTTTAATCTCTATTCTCCACTTCAAGTTTAAAAATAAGGTATAGCAACCTTTTTtagtaaatttggttaattATTTAATAGTTGattaatttaacaaataaaaaatgataacAATATTATTATAATAGTTTACATAAgctaaagcaaaaaaaaaatttaaaataacatGCTTGatatttccttttattttcaaaattttgccaaCTATATTTATTGTTATTACTATGTTATTTATCCTTGTTATTTGATTTAAAGTctaataaattgaaaaaaggtgtatatatagatatatatatatatatatatatatatatatatatatatatatatatatatatatagaagaaTGAATAGTAATCCAACAAGAATAAGCAAACATTTTAAGAATAATAAATTAAATGTaaacttttttcttctcttatcAATTGGATATTTTTGTATAGTAGACATGATGGAGAAGATCAATATCTTTTAGCAAGAAAAAAAGACTAGTAATTTATAactaattttataaataaaaggGCAACAATTCACTTTTTTTTGTGGGAATTAGATTTCTTACCTTGACTAATTTTAATGTGGGTGTAAAAATAACTTTTAAGGTTAAGGGTGATAAAGTGTGACTACCCCAAAGTTCAGGGAGACAAagtgtaattaacccttaattGAATAGCCAAAGGTAGACGATTGCCAGCTGCGAGCACGACCCAGAAAAAATGGAAACGGCGAGAAAATGATATTGCGGTCACATACATGTCACTTCCGGTACACCTTGGCAAACTCGGCGAAAGTGGCCAATCATCGCTTTTCAGGCGCCGTAACAACCCATAATGACCATATCCAAGGCCCAGTAAATTCTTTCCACTCCTGTGATTTTCAAGACTTCACAACTCACCCAGGAAACAACCAATTGAACTGTTTTACAGATTTAAACCTCTTAGCTGAGTTTCATCAGCATGGGTTTTTACACAGACCCCATATTGTCAACAGAATCATTTCCACTTGCTCAAAATTTGGCTCATATTCTGTTGGGATTCAAATGCATACCCATGTTATTAAAATGGGATTTGGTTCAAATATCTATATCTCAAGCGCCTTGGTTGATATGTATTGCAAATGTGGTACCGTTGTGTCGGCTCACCATTTGTTTGATGAAATACCGGAGAGAAATGCTGTGACTTGGAATtctttaatttctggttacctagaAACCCTTTGTCCTGGAACAGCAATGTACTTATTCACAGAAATGCTAAGATTCGGGATATTTCTGACGCCATATAGCATTTCGGCAGCTCTTGTGGGTTGTGCCCAGCTTGAAGATTGCTGGCTTGGGGCTCAAGTCCATGCTCTGGGTTTAAAATTTGGTTTTGAGTTTAATGTTGTTGTGGGGACTGGTTTAATTGATATGTACGCCAAATGTTTGGATATTGAAGCCTCAAGAAGTGTGTTTGATAGAATGGTTTGTAAGAATGTTCTCAGTTGGACATCAATGATAACTGGTTATGCACAGAATAAGCTCTCCTTGGAGGCAATGACTTTGTTTCGGGATATGTTGCGGGTTGGAATTGAGGCAAATTATGTGACATATAACAGTTTATTGAGGTCGTTTTGTTGTCCTGATGACCTAGACCATTGCAGGGAAATCCATTGTCGTATAGTTCAGGAAGGTTTTgagtctaatatttttgtgtCAGTTACACTGGTGACTGTATATTCAGAGTGTAGTTGTAGCTTAGAGGAATTCTATCGAGTTTGTTCAACTATTACCCTTTGGGACCAAATCTCATGGAATGCAGTCATTGCCGGTTTTTCCAATTTAGGAAGTGGTGAGGAAGCACTAACCTGCTTCTCAAAGATGAGGCAGGCAGGCATCAGTGTTGATATTTTCACGTATGCAAGTGTGTTGAAATCAATTGGTATTATTTCAGCTCTTGAAGTGGGGAAGCAGATCCATAGTCTGGTTACCAAGGGAGGGCATGCTTCAAATATCTGTGTGCGGAATGGGCTTGTTTCCATGTTTGCAAGATGCGGTAATCTTAGTTATGCAAAGAAAGTATTCACGTTGATGGATGAACATGATGTCATATCATGGAATTCACTGTTGTCGGGCTATTCCCATCATGGATATGCCGAGGAAGCTATTAGAATGTTCGAAGAGATGATGACCACTGGGGTTAAACCAAATCTAACAACATTCCTCATAGTGCTTTCTGCTTGCAGCCATTGTGGCCGGGTGGATAAAGGACTCGAGTATTTTCAGTTGATGAAAGACGATGATAGCCTTCCACCACCCAATTTAGAGCACTATGCTAGCATTGTTGATCTGTATGGTCGGGCTGGTCATCTTCAGGAAGCCGAGGCATTCATTGATAACATGCCAATACAGCCAGGACCCTCGATGTTCAAAAGTTTACTGGGTGCTTGTCAAGTTCACGGTGACAAAGAAATTGCAGTACGATCTGCAAGAAGGCTTGTGGAGCTTTGTCCAAGTGATCCTGCAACTTATGTTGTGCTATCAAATATCTTGGCCTGTGAAGGTAGTTGGAATGATGCAGCTGGTATCCGCAAGATAATGTGTGATAGACAAGTGAGGAAAAACCCTGGATATAGTTGGATTTGATTCCAAAGAGCAACTAAGTTTAAGCCATGACATTAGGGGTGGGAGATCTGTACATCAAGATATGAAATCCTAACAGGTAACTTCGCGTGATTATGCCCAGGAAACATTCTTGCATTTAATTTAGGCAAACTAATGGACAGTGTTGTGAAGTTAGTCTTGGAGGACCATCTTGAGGAATGAGGAGAATAGTTGTAGTAACAGCAATCGGGGAACTTTTGGCTCGACAGATGTTTTTTAACCCAATATTTTTCCTAACCGCCTGTCGTATTATGATTTTGGAGTTGGACTCTCACTAGCCGGAAACAAGAATCAGCCAATTTCATTCTTTGCATTAAAGTTTTAATTTCGTATTCTTTTTCGGTTTAGAAGTACCATCAAAAGGTCCCGGCAAATGCATCGCCTAGGTTCGGTGCTTTGCATTCTGAATACATAATACACGGAAAAGTACTTGATACTTGCTACAGAAGTCGAAGCCCAAAATAAAAATAGCCTGTTGCAAGAGCTTGTTGCCACTTGGAGAGCTAGGAGCCCTCGTACTCTAACGTCCAAAGTGGATGGTTAGATGATCTGTGGTTTGTGTCGTTTACGGTTCTGTAATCCACAAGGAACCCGAAAGCCATGCATTTACCAACGCTGTCTGCGCTTAAATTTTCCCCTCAGTTTAAACTTTCACAGAACCGGTGAAGAGGAGACCATAGGGTGTGGTGGATAACAAGAATACGGAGGCGAAGCATTAGAAACCAGTGAAGAAGAGGACAACAAATTATGATGGATGACAAGAATATAAATTGGATTGAAAAAGCATCATAAGACGATTATAATGGGTAACAAGAATAGTTAGGAGAAACCATCAGAAGAAGACGACAGCACACTCAGAAAGTTTACATTCTTGCACGATGGCCCAACTTGAAGTCAGCAGAAAATATGCCGAGACCCCAACCCCGAAAACTCCTAAAGCTCAATCCCTCACCTTTGAGCAACTCCTTCAAGGtaaatccaaacatgaaattcaccaagcaatgaattttttttgtttggcacttttcttctttgaattttttttaatgacacTTTGTGCGCTAAATTTTTAAACCATGCACGGTTTTCACGCTGGATTTTGCTTGTCAGATGATGAAGCTTCATGGCAACATAGTACCTCACCGACTCTTGCAAGGAACCACTaccacgatgaagatttgagtCCCCATAATAATAAGAAATCAGTTTTGACTAAAGTCAAGGAGAGAGCTAGGAAATTGCGCCAGTCATTCAGCGGAAAGAAGAAGCATGACGATGAGAATCATGAAACCCCGGACGGCAACACTACACCGCCTTGGGGTGTTAGTTTGGACGACTCctatgatgatgaagaagatgaagatgcTGAGTATCTTGGAGCTCCAAGTATCCTCTATCTATGGCCCTTCATGATATACTTATTCTTTGTTCAGACGTTTAATCTAAATATAAAACATTATAAATGCACTATAATATACGTTTGTCctgattttggcttcatttcATTAAGAATATTTCTACCTGCATTTTCAGTGTATGAATCAGAGCTAGCACCTGAAATTTATAGAGAAACTGCAaggcaacatccaagagcagaTCCAGTTGTTTCTGAGAAGCACCTTTTCCCAACCAGCATCAAACacgaagatggagatgaagggAAAGATAAGGCTGCTGCTGTAAGCAAGACCATCACTGAAACCGTGTCTGAGAAACTCGCACCAGCATATGCTAAGGTCAGCGATGCCACTCAATTAATTGCTTCCAAGATTGCAGGGTTGACTATTTCAAGCCCTGAGGACCAAGAGAAACATGCAAATCCGGATACGGAGCATCTTCCTGCTGACGATGTCAAGAATATTGACAGGAGCTCCGAGATTAGAGAACATCTGGGTAATTGGAGCCCACAAAAGTGGGACAAAGGTGTTTCTGTGAAGGAGTATTTCATGAACAAGATCGAGCCTGGAGAAGATGACAGAGCACTTTCTCAGGCCATATCTGAGGCAATAAGTCCAAGAAAGAGTCCTCGTGATATGGGCATGGTGGAAAAAGTGCGAGAAGCTGTAACTTCATTTCTTCGACATGATGAACACCCTCACTCTGCTTCAAAAGGCTCTGTTGCAGAACCCTCCACGGAGAAAATCAAGGTAACAAATTTTTCTCAAAACGTTCCCGTTTCTACTACCAAAACAGAAGCTTCACCTCCACAGCCAAACCTCAAGTCTCTTGGTGAGAGCACTGTGGAAAAACTCCACAGGGACCCAAGCAAGGCAACAAGTTTGTCATCTAATAATCCGGTTTCCCCACCAAATTCCCTCTCTTCAGTCAATGTAAATTCGTCTCCGGTCACCATGTCCCCCAGGGCAATCTCTAGGGAAGAACCATCCAAGGAGACAATTAAACCGGCGAATTTGTCATTAAATCTTCCCAATTCTACCAAGAAAGGGGTTCCACCACCAAATTCCAACTCTTCTACCAGTGCACACACGCCTTCACATGCCCCCATCTCCCCAGGTGCAAATTTTATGGAACAACCCAGGAACGAGAGAGCAAAGGCAGCAAACTTGTCGCCACAAGTTCCCCTTTTTATCAGGACCGAAGTTCCACCACTCAATTCTATCTCTTCTACCAATGCAAGTTCATTGTCACATGTTTCCAGCCCCCGTGGCGCAAGTTCTAAAGGAAAACCATCCAGGGAGACGATGAAAGCGGAATATTTGATATCACACAATCCCCTATGGATCAAAACAGAAGTTCCATCACCAACTTCCACCTCTTCTGCCAATGTAAATCCGTCGTCATACTTCCCCCTCTTCCGCAGCACAAGCTTAACGCCTCAGGTCCCTGTCTTCCACAGCGCAAGTTCATCTCCCCTCGTTCCAGTCTCTACTAATGCCCAAGAAGGTTAGCTCCTGTTTTATGAATTAGGAACTTTAGTTGAATGATAATAGTTATACAGCCAGAATACTTGCCTGGCTTCCGTAATTTGCTGAATGCCCAAAAAGTTATCCTCAAACTATATGAACAAAAGCCAGGGTCCTAATCCTGGCAGGCTGTCAGTCACTAAATCGATGCTGCAAAACTTCCGGAATCCTTAggatttatttttctctttatttcgtttactcaaattcattttgatcTCCGATGAAATTTTGGTTGCAGATCTTGAGGAGCAAACTCATGGAAGAATACTTCAAGCCAACTGAAGACCAACTCTTGGTCAGGTGCAAATTGATTACCAGCTATTTCCTGAATCTCCTTTAGTGGGACCTTGTGCAATCATAAGCTGGTCAACCAGAAATAAGTTGCTTTTACAGCACCATTAGTAGGAATTTTGTACCCATTAGTACTGATGGATCTGCCATTTTAGTCCGAAATTAGTTACATTATTGGTCACTGCAGATGTGTCTGCATTCTTAATTAGGTCTGTAGGCCAAGTTGTTTAGACAAATAGACAACAAGAGGACTTCAGCCGATGTGGGTTCTTTGTTGTGATAATTGCATCTGTGCTGTATAATCATCCTTTGAAGTGAATGATTTCATCTTAAAGTGACACAGAATCGAATTACTATTCATTGCCTAAATAAAAAGCATAAGATTGTCGGGGAAGAACCTTGCATCCTAATAtaaattgaattgaattaaGGCCCAGGTGGATATTTGTGTAGActccttttctttgatttttggcaagtAATAAGGAGTAGTATTCTACCCATGGATGAGATCTTGATCAGTTTGTAAGGTAAACCAGAAGATTTTGAGATATTACGGAGGGAGGGTTGGTCAGATGGTCCTTAAAAATTTTTGATGGTCTCTCAGTTAAGTccttagaaatcaaaatgaaaggTTTGAACAATACCTCGTATCATGGCATTTAAATAAGTACATCTCATTTCCAAGTCTTCACTGCAAGGTTGTCACACAATATCTACAAATCAGAGAACTGTTAGGTTACTAGAATCTAGTAATCACAGATCCTGACGCATTAAGCCTTCACTTTAAAATTTTGGACTCGATTTCTTCCAAGCTCAAGCCTTTGGTCTCAGGGACATACACCACCGCAAACACAAGCGACAATAGAGCAATTGCACCGAACAGAAGAAAAAGATTAGCAGCCCCAAGCAACTCCTGCAGAAATAGATAATGACAGAATGGATCAGTCAAAGAGAGAACCGGAAACATGAATCATGAATCCAAGCTTTGAGAGTAACAAGTTTCTGGGAAGAGTTTAAGTCACCTTCAGTGGAGAGAAAGCAAAAGTTACTATTGCGTTTGAACCGAAATTCGTAAGAACTGCGAGACTGATCCCCTTTCCTCTAGTTCGTAGAGGGAAAATCTCAGACACCATAAGCCAGCTTATAGGCCCAAACGATACCTGATATAAATACAAATATGGAACAATTAGCAAAGCTGACCACTAGCTAAAAGAAAGTTTCAACCGCAACTGATAAATCCCATatttcttgtaaatatttaatGCATCCCAAAGATAAGTCaaatcatcttttttttctttttttttttgtgtttttgggaGGAGAGAGAAGGGAGGTATTTTACCTGATAGCTACCAACATATAGAAGTAGAGCTGCCACAGCAACCAAAGGATAACCTCCAAGAAATTCGTAATAAGCCCAAAGAAGCAGCAAAGACAAGGCCTATGaacaaaaagaaagttaaatTGTACCTACATATGActtgaaaagtaaaaaaaaactgTAGGGCTTATTAAAGCTTACGATGCCACCAACACCTCCAATCAGTAATGGCCTACGCCCAAGATCATCAACTTTTAGAACAGCAATTCCTGTCATCACCAACTTCAGAACAGTACCAAATGAAAGTCAATTATAAGCTTCCCTCAAACAGAAAAGATTCAAGAAATTTCTTCAGTCACCTGATCAGACACACCTTAAACGTGCCAATTACAACTGAAAGACGCGTAGCATCAGAAGCAGCAGCAAATCCAGCAGTCTTGAGACAAAAATTCATATTATTATAAGGTCAAGTGAAAACAGCAGCAAATGAATGGATAAATAATAACAGGGTGAAAAAGCAAACCACCTGAAGAATTGGACCAGCATAATACAGAACACTTGGCTGCCCAGTTATCTGTAATAACAATTTGGTAAACTTGCTGTTAGGATAACCTTTTATTTAACCCCAATGaatatagaaaagaaaaagaataaagatAATATCATgcagagaacaaattgaaagaaGATTTTCATCACCTGTTGAAAAAGGACCAGGCCTCCACCAATTATAAATGCTTTCAGACTTGGACCCTGAAACACCTCCAGCAAAC
This window contains:
- the LOC113710156 gene encoding uncharacterized protein isoform X1, with amino-acid sequence MAQLEVSRKYAETPTPKTPKAQSLTFEQLLQDDEASWQHSTSPTLARNHYHDEDLSPHNNKKSVLTKVKERARKLRQSFSGKKKHDDENHETPDGNTTPPWGVSLDDSYDDEEDEDAEYLGAPSILYLWPFMIYLFFVQTFNLNIKHYKCTIIYVCPDFGFISLRIFLPAFSVYESELAPEIYRETARQHPRADPVVSEKHLFPTSIKHEDGDEGKDKAAAVSKTITETVSEKLAPAYAKVSDATQLIASKIAGLTISSPEDQEKHANPDTEHLPADDVKNIDRSSEIREHLGNWSPQKWDKGVSVKEYFMNKIEPGEDDRALSQAISEAISPRKSPRDMGMVEKVREAVTSFLRHDEHPHSASKGSVAEPSTEKIKVTNFSQNVPVSTTKTEASPPQPNLKSLGESTVEKLHRDPSKATSLSSNNPVSPPNSLSSVNVNSSPVTMSPRAISREEPSKETIKPANLSLNLPNSTKKGVPPPNSNSSTSAHTPSHAPISPGANFMEQPRNERAKAANLSPQVPLFIRTEVPPLNSISSTNASSLSHVSSPRGASSKGKPSRETMKAEYLISHNPLWIKTEVPSPTSTSSANVNPSSYFPLFRSTSLTPQVPVFHSASSSPLVPVSTNAQEDLEEQTHGRILQAN
- the LOC113710156 gene encoding uncharacterized protein isoform X2, producing MAQLEVSRKYAETPTPKTPKAQSLTFEQLLQDDEASWQHSTSPTLARNHYHDEDLSPHNNKKSVLTKVKERARKLRQSFSGKKKHDDENHETPDGNTTPPWGVSLDDSYDDEEDEDAEYLGAPMYESELAPEIYRETARQHPRADPVVSEKHLFPTSIKHEDGDEGKDKAAAVSKTITETVSEKLAPAYAKVSDATQLIASKIAGLTISSPEDQEKHANPDTEHLPADDVKNIDRSSEIREHLGNWSPQKWDKGVSVKEYFMNKIEPGEDDRALSQAISEAISPRKSPRDMGMVEKVREAVTSFLRHDEHPHSASKGSVAEPSTEKIKVTNFSQNVPVSTTKTEASPPQPNLKSLGESTVEKLHRDPSKATSLSSNNPVSPPNSLSSVNVNSSPVTMSPRAISREEPSKETIKPANLSLNLPNSTKKGVPPPNSNSSTSAHTPSHAPISPGANFMEQPRNERAKAANLSPQVPLFIRTEVPPLNSISSTNASSLSHVSSPRGASSKGKPSRETMKAEYLISHNPLWIKTEVPSPTSTSSANVNPSSYFPLFRSTSLTPQVPVFHSASSSPLVPVSTNAQEDLEEQTHGRILQAN